A genomic segment from Propionibacteriaceae bacterium ZF39 encodes:
- a CDS encoding HAD family hydrolase, whose translation MIRPRLIATDLDGTFLSPDGTVSDENKQAVAAAAAAGLPLVFVTGRPPRWLGVLSDLPLAHPTVIASNGAMLWDIEENRALWSKTIPSTLAVAAVHAIRAELPEASFGFEQGMRFGFDAKYRLGLQRDEALARPEFFTGDIEDMAREPFVKLLVQHDCLSSDDLAHQVSELIGDSLTVTHSTWGNLGLLELSAPGVTKATTLARYAESLGVAANEVAAFGDMPNDLSMLSWAGMPFVMAESHPVLFDLPKARRIGSNAESAVGRMIQEWV comes from the coding sequence TTGATCAGGCCACGACTGATCGCCACCGACCTCGACGGGACCTTCCTGTCCCCCGACGGCACGGTGAGCGACGAGAACAAGCAGGCGGTGGCTGCGGCTGCCGCCGCGGGTCTGCCGCTCGTCTTTGTGACCGGGCGACCGCCGCGCTGGCTGGGCGTCCTGTCCGACCTGCCACTCGCCCACCCCACCGTCATCGCCAGCAACGGCGCCATGCTGTGGGACATCGAGGAGAATCGGGCGCTGTGGTCGAAGACCATCCCGTCCACGCTCGCGGTGGCGGCCGTGCACGCGATCCGGGCCGAATTGCCGGAGGCGTCGTTCGGGTTCGAGCAGGGCATGCGGTTCGGTTTCGATGCGAAATATCGCCTCGGCCTGCAGCGCGATGAGGCCCTGGCCCGGCCCGAGTTCTTCACCGGGGACATCGAGGACATGGCGCGAGAACCGTTCGTGAAGCTGCTCGTCCAGCACGACTGCCTGAGCTCCGACGACCTCGCGCATCAGGTCTCCGAGCTCATCGGGGACTCCCTGACCGTCACGCATTCGACCTGGGGCAATCTCGGTTTGCTCGAATTGTCTGCCCCGGGAGTGACGAAGGCGACGACGCTGGCCCGGTACGCCGAGTCGCTCGGGGTCGCCGCCAACGAGGTGGCGGCTTTCGGCGATATGCCCAACGACCTGTCGATGTTGTCGTGGGCGGGGATGCCGTTCGTGATGGCCGAGTCCCATCCCGTGCTGTTCGATCTTCCGAAGGCACGCCGGATCGGGTCGAACGCAGAATCGGCCGTAGGGCGCATGATCCAGGAGTGGGTGTGA
- a CDS encoding helix-turn-helix domain-containing protein produces MASAQSGSSPKGARIVGDARSALADRLRIRYEAGESIRSLASDFGRSYGFVQGLLKESGVELRGRGGATRGAAAEQRRAELKQAIDQARAAE; encoded by the coding sequence ATGGCTTCTGCCCAATCCGGCAGTTCGCCCAAGGGCGCGCGAATCGTTGGCGACGCCCGCTCCGCATTGGCAGATCGCCTCCGCATTCGTTATGAGGCGGGAGAGTCGATTCGGTCCCTCGCGTCCGATTTCGGGCGGTCCTACGGCTTCGTCCAGGGACTGCTCAAGGAGAGCGGCGTCGAGCTGCGTGGACGCGGTGGCGCGACCCGGGGAGCGGCGGCCGAACAGCGCCGTGCCGAGCTCAAGCAGGCGATCGACCAGGCCCGGGCTGCGGAATAG
- a CDS encoding cutinase family protein, with product MKRTTIASAFALSCLLTLSGISTGSAVAAPVEPVAGTAVVGSAPTTHFVVDVSGSMSGEPLKQAQDALRTLGSTIPTGAMVGMRTFSGFCGNGGALAVPVGPHDPTTFAATVDSLVASGGTPTPDALRAAVADLPKTGDRTIVLISDGQSTCGNPCATAKELVAAADVSFKVHTVGFKATAATGDELTCIAEATGGTYHDATDAEGLVEAVTSVIDPSVACPDLAIFGLRGSGQKRDHLGGFGREAWIVQERIKALANERGLTVSSTAILEYDALPVSALGEDWSQTKVGNPLKRQPVLQASTSYADSMWGGSDALHRAVDKYEASCKQVEKAPGKMAFVGYSQGAAAVNWASRTMSRDQVGRSVFVLVGDPLSHPGDSPRARVGNARPSKGLLVLPPTKLNTTFTKLPKNVADRTVTLCDFGDVICDTIHVYALDPLKVHTSYTIEQLSAAGGQADQIWGN from the coding sequence ATGAAACGGACAACTATTGCCTCTGCGTTTGCGCTCAGTTGCCTACTGACGCTAAGTGGGATCTCGACAGGTAGTGCGGTCGCCGCGCCCGTGGAGCCAGTGGCGGGAACGGCGGTTGTTGGCTCTGCGCCCACCACTCACTTCGTCGTTGACGTCTCCGGATCTATGTCGGGCGAACCCTTGAAGCAGGCGCAAGATGCGTTGCGTACGTTGGGATCCACCATCCCAACCGGTGCCATGGTCGGCATGCGGACTTTCTCCGGGTTTTGTGGCAACGGTGGCGCTCTGGCTGTTCCCGTTGGTCCCCATGACCCGACTACCTTTGCCGCCACGGTCGACAGCCTTGTTGCTTCGGGAGGGACGCCGACACCGGACGCACTCCGGGCGGCTGTCGCCGATCTGCCCAAAACAGGCGACCGGACCATCGTGCTCATTTCCGATGGCCAGTCCACGTGCGGCAATCCGTGCGCGACTGCCAAGGAGCTTGTGGCCGCGGCGGACGTCAGCTTCAAGGTCCACACTGTCGGCTTCAAAGCCACCGCAGCCACTGGCGACGAACTCACGTGCATCGCAGAGGCGACTGGCGGCACATACCACGATGCCACAGACGCCGAGGGGCTGGTTGAAGCAGTAACCTCCGTTATCGATCCCAGCGTGGCCTGTCCGGACCTGGCGATTTTTGGGCTCCGTGGTTCGGGCCAGAAGCGTGACCATCTCGGAGGGTTCGGTCGGGAGGCCTGGATCGTGCAGGAACGGATCAAGGCGTTGGCCAATGAGCGCGGGCTCACCGTCTCTTCCACAGCCATCCTTGAATACGATGCTCTGCCGGTCAGTGCGTTGGGCGAAGACTGGTCGCAAACGAAGGTAGGCAACCCGCTCAAGCGCCAGCCTGTCCTACAGGCGTCGACTTCCTACGCAGACAGCATGTGGGGTGGTTCGGATGCGCTCCACAGGGCTGTCGACAAGTACGAAGCGTCTTGCAAGCAGGTCGAGAAAGCGCCGGGGAAGATGGCGTTCGTCGGGTACTCGCAGGGTGCCGCGGCCGTCAACTGGGCGTCACGTACCATGTCTCGCGACCAGGTGGGGCGCAGCGTCTTCGTCCTGGTGGGAGACCCTCTGTCGCACCCGGGCGACAGCCCCCGCGCCCGCGTGGGGAATGCGCGTCCGTCCAAAGGTCTCCTCGTATTGCCGCCCACCAAGCTGAACACCACCTTCACCAAGCTGCCCAAGAACGTGGCGGACCGGACGGTCACGCTGTGTGATTTTGGCGACGTCATCTGCGACACGATCCATGTCTACGCGTTGGATCCTCTGAAGGTCCATACGAGTTACACCATCGAGCAACTCAGCGCTGCGGGGGGACAGGCTGACCAGATCTGGGGCAACTGA
- a CDS encoding DUF4230 domain-containing protein, which translates to MIDPDTLPRSDVRFRVAVGVAALLLVALVVRSLDPFGWFVPGVEESPAAAGDVTVLEIREAAELKAASGTFSVPVVIDVEKTGLRSRLPDFVDGETIVAIYQGDVDATIDLRGLTEDGITADPETRTITVRVPAPVLSRPSIDHDKSRIVSHSRGVVQRLDDALGNGSLAVKEDMDAAAVTALARAADESDLRDTARTQGTHFLTLLCQQLGYEHITIEYAEPPR; encoded by the coding sequence ATGATCGATCCCGACACTCTGCCGCGGTCGGATGTGCGGTTTCGCGTGGCCGTTGGTGTGGCGGCGCTGTTGTTGGTGGCCCTGGTCGTGCGGAGCCTGGATCCGTTCGGATGGTTCGTGCCCGGGGTGGAGGAGAGCCCGGCCGCGGCTGGGGATGTGACAGTCCTGGAGATCCGCGAGGCGGCGGAGTTGAAGGCCGCGTCGGGGACGTTCTCGGTGCCGGTCGTGATCGATGTCGAGAAGACGGGTCTGCGGAGTCGACTGCCGGATTTTGTCGATGGCGAGACGATCGTGGCGATCTATCAGGGAGATGTCGATGCGACGATCGATCTGCGGGGGCTCACGGAGGACGGGATCACGGCTGATCCGGAGACACGGACGATCACCGTACGCGTGCCCGCGCCCGTGTTGTCGCGGCCGTCGATCGATCACGACAAGTCGCGCATCGTTTCCCATTCGCGCGGCGTCGTGCAGCGGTTGGACGATGCCCTGGGCAACGGGTCACTGGCGGTGAAGGAAGACATGGATGCCGCGGCAGTGACGGCCTTGGCCCGCGCGGCGGACGAGTCCGACCTCCGCGACACCGCGCGTACGCAGGGCACCCACTTCCTGACTCTGCTCTGCCAGCAGCTGGGCTACGAGCACATCACCATCGAGTACGCCGAGCCCCCGCGGTAG
- a CDS encoding glycosyltransferase family 87 protein, with translation MNAVKRGALTVIYLIPPLFAALYSGATEIADGSFWPWKPVMIDLDVYLRTAQLVLEGKDFYNVEAWLPWLYTPFAALLAVPFAFMSVTVGQIFWLLVNALMLIAIVHRLGFKGWQLSLVSVAAIWLVEPMRVTLGFGQVNLFLMALVAYDLLPGPRVLGDRKRILPQGWLTGIATAIKLTPAIFAVYLFLAGRVKAAIVTFVSFVAATVIGFIVLPAMSIDYWGRLAGGDSGLNAGMKYFTNQSIIGSYIRFTENEPESIPLGGLVLAMIVILVGIVAAVLWHRLGHVSYAVALTAFTGLLASPISWSHHFVWVLVLAAVLITDKGLPDFIRFFGLGYSLWVMYAPFMQFTDGRDEFTYTFGEKIIDGGSMILGMALFALSIGYALVERRRQGLPWLPLTLREQERTPGEPVPARAAADE, from the coding sequence ATGAATGCGGTGAAACGTGGCGCATTGACGGTGATCTATCTGATCCCGCCTCTGTTTGCGGCACTGTATTCCGGGGCCACCGAGATCGCAGACGGTTCGTTCTGGCCGTGGAAGCCCGTGATGATCGACCTCGACGTCTATCTGCGCACGGCGCAGTTGGTGCTCGAGGGCAAGGATTTCTACAACGTCGAGGCGTGGCTGCCGTGGCTCTATACGCCGTTCGCAGCGCTGCTCGCTGTGCCCTTCGCGTTCATGAGCGTGACGGTGGGCCAGATTTTCTGGCTTCTGGTCAATGCATTGATGCTTATCGCCATCGTCCATCGACTGGGCTTCAAGGGCTGGCAGCTGAGCCTGGTGTCAGTGGCTGCGATCTGGCTCGTTGAGCCGATGCGGGTCACCCTCGGCTTCGGGCAGGTGAACCTGTTCCTGATGGCGCTGGTGGCGTACGACCTGCTGCCCGGCCCGCGCGTCCTCGGCGATCGCAAGCGGATCCTGCCGCAGGGCTGGCTGACCGGCATCGCGACCGCCATCAAGCTGACGCCGGCGATCTTCGCGGTGTATCTCTTCCTGGCCGGCCGCGTGAAGGCCGCCATCGTGACCTTCGTGTCGTTCGTGGCGGCGACCGTGATCGGCTTCATCGTCCTGCCCGCCATGTCGATCGACTATTGGGGCCGCCTGGCCGGGGGCGATTCCGGGCTCAATGCCGGGATGAAGTATTTCACCAACCAGTCGATCATCGGCTCCTATATCCGCTTCACCGAGAACGAGCCCGAGAGCATTCCCCTCGGCGGCCTCGTCCTGGCGATGATCGTGATTCTGGTGGGCATTGTCGCCGCGGTGCTGTGGCACCGGCTGGGGCATGTGTCGTACGCCGTCGCACTGACCGCCTTCACCGGTCTGTTGGCCTCGCCGATCTCGTGGAGCCACCACTTCGTGTGGGTGCTTGTGCTAGCCGCGGTGCTGATCACCGACAAGGGCCTGCCGGACTTCATCCGCTTCTTCGGGCTGGGTTATTCGCTCTGGGTGATGTATGCCCCGTTCATGCAGTTCACCGACGGGCGGGATGAGTTCACCTACACCTTCGGCGAGAAGATCATCGACGGCGGCTCGATGATCCTGGGCATGGCGTTGTTCGCCCTGTCGATCGGGTACGCCCTGGTCGAGCGTCGGCGCCAGGGCTTGCCGTGGCTGCCTTTGACCCTGCGGGAGCAGGAGCGTACGCCCGGGGAGCCGGTCCCTGCCCGCGCGGCGGCTGACGAGTGA
- a CDS encoding ABC transporter ATP-binding protein has product MSMGMGGGGGWGPLGGMRKDRDVVHHKLSQGIVRRVLGYAGAYRGMIALFLVLISLAAVFGVVPPLLFKEIIDRGVLGGDLGLVIRLAIIVAVLALAEAVLSLVQRWCSARIGEGLIFDLRTQVFDHVQSMPIAFFMRTQTGKLVSRVNSDVIGAQQAFTSMLSSSVSNIISLVLVLAAMLVLSWQLTLAALIMLPIFLIPARIMGARLAGLTREQMQHNADMSATMTERFSVSGALLVKLFGRKGREHDLFAQKAGSVRDVSVKIAMNTRFFMASMTLVAALATALVYGVGGWMAVGGSLTVGTLTALAGLLARLYGPLTQLTNLRVDVMSALVSFERVFEVLDLKPAIADAPDAKPVSGRGSVEFDDVTFAYPDGGTAGLASLEVARPESRSDEPVLTNISFIAAPGETVALVGASGSGKTTMTHLIARLYDTTSGTVRVGGDDVRDLQLDSLQDNVGYVTQDAHMFHDTVRANLAYAKPEATEEQMWGALEAAQIRGLVEDLPDGLDTVVGERGYRLSGGERQRLAIARLLLKAPPIVVLDEATAHLDSESEVAVQRALDTAMEGRTSIVIAHRLSTIRHADQILVLSRGRIVERGRHGELLQADGSYADLHRTQFAQQV; this is encoded by the coding sequence ATGAGCATGGGCATGGGCGGTGGCGGCGGCTGGGGTCCCCTCGGCGGCATGCGCAAGGACCGCGACGTAGTCCACCACAAACTGAGTCAGGGCATCGTCCGACGGGTGCTCGGCTATGCCGGGGCCTACCGAGGGATGATCGCCCTTTTCCTCGTGTTGATCAGCCTGGCCGCGGTCTTCGGTGTCGTGCCGCCGCTGCTGTTCAAGGAGATCATCGACCGGGGCGTGCTCGGCGGCGACCTCGGGCTCGTCATCCGCCTCGCGATCATCGTGGCCGTTTTGGCGCTTGCCGAAGCCGTGTTGTCGCTGGTCCAGCGGTGGTGTTCGGCCCGCATCGGCGAGGGCCTGATCTTCGATCTGCGGACGCAGGTCTTCGATCACGTCCAGTCCATGCCCATTGCCTTCTTCATGCGTACGCAGACCGGCAAGCTCGTCTCGCGCGTCAACTCCGATGTCATCGGGGCCCAGCAGGCGTTCACGTCGATGCTGTCGTCGTCGGTGTCGAACATCATTTCTTTGGTGCTGGTGCTTGCGGCGATGCTGGTTCTGTCGTGGCAGCTCACGCTCGCAGCCCTGATCATGCTGCCGATCTTCCTCATCCCCGCGCGGATCATGGGTGCGCGGCTCGCTGGTCTCACGCGGGAGCAGATGCAACACAACGCCGACATGTCGGCGACCATGACCGAGCGCTTCAGCGTGTCTGGGGCGCTGCTGGTCAAGCTGTTCGGCCGCAAGGGTCGGGAGCACGACCTGTTCGCCCAGAAGGCCGGGTCCGTGCGGGACGTCTCCGTCAAGATCGCCATGAATACCCGCTTCTTCATGGCGTCCATGACCCTGGTGGCCGCGCTCGCGACCGCGCTCGTCTATGGCGTGGGTGGCTGGATGGCGGTGGGCGGGTCGCTGACGGTGGGTACGCTGACCGCCCTCGCGGGGCTCCTCGCTCGGTTGTATGGGCCTCTGACTCAGCTGACCAACCTGCGCGTCGATGTCATGTCCGCGCTGGTCAGCTTCGAGCGGGTCTTCGAGGTGCTCGACCTGAAGCCGGCCATCGCGGATGCGCCAGATGCCAAGCCCGTCAGCGGGCGGGGTTCGGTCGAGTTCGACGACGTGACGTTTGCGTACCCCGATGGCGGCACCGCCGGCCTCGCCTCCCTCGAGGTCGCCCGGCCCGAGAGCCGGAGCGACGAGCCGGTGCTGACCAACATCTCGTTCATCGCCGCGCCGGGGGAGACCGTGGCGCTCGTCGGGGCCTCCGGTTCCGGCAAGACGACCATGACCCACCTGATCGCGCGGCTCTATGACACGACGTCGGGGACGGTGCGGGTCGGTGGCGATGATGTACGCGATCTCCAGCTCGACTCGCTGCAGGACAACGTCGGCTATGTCACCCAGGATGCGCACATGTTCCACGACACGGTGCGGGCCAATCTGGCGTACGCGAAGCCGGAGGCGACCGAGGAACAGATGTGGGGCGCGCTGGAGGCGGCTCAGATCCGGGGGCTCGTCGAGGATCTCCCGGATGGGCTCGACACGGTGGTGGGCGAGCGGGGATATCGCTTGTCCGGTGGTGAGCGGCAGCGGCTGGCGATTGCGCGGCTGCTGCTCAAGGCTCCGCCGATCGTCGTGCTCGACGAGGCGACGGCGCATCTGGATTCGGAGTCCGAGGTGGCCGTGCAGCGGGCGCTGGACACCGCGATGGAGGGGCGTACCTCCATCGTCATCGCCCACCGCCTCTCCACCATCCGGCATGCCGACCAGATCCTGGTCCTCAGCCGCGGGCGTATCGTCGAGCGTGGGCGCCACGGGGAGTTGCTGCAGGCCGATGGTTCCTATGCGGACCTGCACCGTACGCAGTTCGCTCAGCAGGTCTGA
- a CDS encoding glycosyltransferase 87 family protein produces MSRGRRTGHFALICLLPTLAALWSVTVSIGSGTLVPWSPRTEDLNVYREAARALVEGRDFYQLEGVFPYIYPPIAAVLALPLLVVPWTIAQLVWTVANAVVVVLVLRHLRVRPGWLVSIAAAAAILFLTPFTITLGMGQLGILLMALVLLDATDGPRLRAGRKPLLPPGVLTGIATGLKLTPAVFIVHYFLTKRYRQGIVASVTFLGTVLIGLAVAPGPSWGYWMRLAGGDSGANPDAYGWLANISVLSAVYRFTDVTSVGTVVGLGLSAVFVVLGLVAAVVARKHGHDVLGVALLGMVSSLANPIAWVHHLTWVLPLAVVGLRDRLPDVLRWAVLITALWGTVQPQFALKGAPWAHAEIHEYSVAEKVFAAGTDIVVLLTVLLVWVGMTRGRVRAPARRTAGEPTDGDSKA; encoded by the coding sequence GTGAGTCGTGGTCGTCGGACGGGGCATTTCGCGCTGATCTGCCTGCTGCCGACGCTCGCGGCCCTGTGGTCGGTCACCGTGTCGATCGGCAGCGGGACGCTCGTCCCGTGGTCGCCGCGCACCGAGGACCTCAACGTCTATCGCGAGGCCGCGCGGGCGCTGGTCGAGGGCCGCGACTTCTATCAGCTCGAGGGTGTCTTCCCCTATATCTATCCGCCGATCGCGGCGGTGTTGGCTCTGCCTTTGTTGGTGGTGCCGTGGACCATCGCCCAGTTGGTCTGGACCGTTGCCAACGCGGTGGTGGTCGTGCTGGTGCTGCGTCACCTGCGCGTACGCCCCGGCTGGCTCGTCAGCATCGCCGCTGCGGCCGCGATCCTGTTTCTTACCCCGTTCACCATCACCCTCGGCATGGGCCAACTGGGCATTCTGCTCATGGCGCTGGTTCTGCTTGATGCGACTGATGGACCGCGCCTGCGGGCCGGACGCAAGCCGCTGCTCCCCCCGGGCGTACTCACGGGGATCGCAACCGGACTCAAACTCACACCGGCGGTGTTCATCGTCCACTACTTCCTGACGAAGCGATACCGGCAGGGCATCGTCGCGTCGGTGACGTTCCTGGGGACGGTTCTGATCGGGCTTGCCGTCGCGCCGGGGCCGTCGTGGGGGTATTGGATGCGCCTCGCGGGCGGGGACTCGGGGGCCAACCCCGATGCGTACGGCTGGCTGGCCAATATCTCGGTGCTGTCGGCGGTCTATCGCTTCACCGATGTGACGTCGGTGGGCACGGTTGTGGGGCTCGGCCTGTCAGCGGTGTTCGTCGTGCTGGGCCTGGTCGCGGCTGTGGTGGCGCGGAAGCACGGCCACGATGTGCTCGGTGTCGCCCTGCTCGGCATGGTCTCGTCGCTGGCGAATCCCATCGCGTGGGTGCATCACCTGACCTGGGTTCTGCCCCTGGCGGTGGTCGGGTTGCGGGATCGATTGCCGGACGTTCTGCGGTGGGCGGTGCTGATCACGGCGCTCTGGGGAACGGTGCAGCCACAGTTCGCTCTGAAGGGTGCGCCGTGGGCGCACGCGGAGATCCACGAATACTCCGTGGCGGAGAAGGTCTTTGCAGCCGGAACGGATATTGTCGTTCTGCTCACGGTGCTGCTGGTATGGGTCGGTATGACCCGCGGGCGCGTCCGCGCACCCGCTCGCCGAACGGCCGGCGAACCTACGGATGGAGACAGCAAGGCATGA
- a CDS encoding GDSL-type esterase/lipase family protein — MKRRLVAILGAAALGLSALGGAAPASAAVPGAPYVALGDSIAAGTGNKPYVDADCLRSRRAHPELLAKTLGAPVDSEACSGATTTDVLTTQLPVADLGPATQLVTLTMGINNLGWQGVLKDCSSDGTSPNCEAALTQALGALSVLRTDVATVLEAIHEAAPNAQVVITGYPQLFGQFSGSCSVGNFGKGQVRVSADQANGINYLITLVNGQILAGVGIDNSNADGDLNDIPTLPVDVDPAFATHRLCDTGDRWISGCCPRRSRLSGSGASIRTLRASRRTRTPSRQPSPTESRRGVRRPAGRRTPRCWSSESSGVRRWRYHRRYGHDPSHHR, encoded by the coding sequence ATGAAACGTCGCCTGGTTGCCATCCTCGGAGCGGCAGCGCTCGGCCTGTCCGCCCTGGGCGGAGCAGCTCCCGCATCGGCGGCCGTCCCCGGCGCGCCCTATGTCGCGCTCGGCGATTCTATTGCGGCCGGCACAGGCAACAAGCCCTATGTCGACGCCGACTGCCTGCGCTCGCGTCGGGCCCATCCGGAACTCCTGGCCAAGACCCTCGGCGCGCCGGTCGATTCCGAGGCGTGCAGCGGCGCGACCACTACCGACGTACTCACCACACAGTTGCCGGTCGCCGATCTCGGCCCGGCGACCCAGCTCGTCACCCTGACCATGGGCATCAACAATCTCGGCTGGCAGGGCGTACTCAAGGACTGCTCATCCGACGGCACCTCCCCCAATTGCGAGGCCGCGCTGACCCAGGCACTCGGCGCTCTCAGCGTGCTCAGGACCGACGTCGCGACGGTGCTGGAAGCCATCCACGAGGCGGCGCCCAACGCCCAGGTCGTCATCACCGGATACCCCCAGCTGTTCGGCCAGTTCTCCGGGTCGTGCAGCGTCGGCAACTTCGGCAAGGGCCAGGTCCGGGTCTCCGCCGACCAGGCCAACGGGATCAACTACCTGATCACCTTGGTCAACGGCCAGATCCTGGCAGGGGTTGGAATCGACAACTCCAACGCTGACGGCGACCTCAACGACATCCCGACCCTCCCCGTCGACGTCGATCCCGCCTTCGCGACCCATCGCCTGTGCGACACCGGGGATCGCTGGATCTCAGGGTGTTGCCCGAGGAGAAGTCGGCTGTCTGGCAGCGGAGCTTCCATCCGAACGCTCCGGGCCAGCAGGCGTACGCGAACGCCATCGCGGCAGCCATCGCCCACTGAGTCACGACGAGGCGTACGCCGGCCCGCGGGTCGGCGTACGCCTCGTTGCTGGTCCTCGGAAAGCTCGGGAGTGAGACGATGGCGATACCATCGCAGGTATGGCCATGATCCTTCGCACCACCGCTGA
- a CDS encoding CopG family transcriptional regulator, giving the protein MAMILRTTAEDDALLESLAQLHGISKHEAALRAIREVGGREAQSAMVARYAKETIAEYAELLQRLAQ; this is encoded by the coding sequence ATGGCCATGATCCTTCGCACCACCGCTGAGGATGACGCACTACTGGAGTCGCTCGCTCAGTTGCATGGCATCAGCAAGCACGAAGCGGCACTTCGAGCGATCCGCGAGGTTGGCGGGCGCGAAGCTCAGAGTGCGATGGTCGCGCGCTATGCCAAGGAGACGATCGCGGAGTACGCCGAGCTGCTCCAACGTCTGGCGCAATGA
- a CDS encoding ABC-F family ATP-binding cassette domain-containing protein, whose amino-acid sequence MLSVRDLEVRAGARLLLSPVSFQVSPGEKVGLVGRNGAGKTTMTRILAGEGQPAAGHVTRTGKIGYLPQDPKTGDLEVLARDRILSARGLDGILRRLETYSEQMADPETHDKAMASYARAEAELIAAGGYAAEAEAARIAANLGLPDRVMTQPLRTLSGGQRRRVELARILFSDADSLLLDEPTNHLDADSIIWLRSFLQGYSGAVVMISHDTDLLEATVNKVFHLDANRAELDVYSMGWKRYLQQRETDEKRRKRERLNAERKADQLLTQAAKMGAKATKAAAAQQMAKRAEKLLAGVEGERAQDRVARIRFPEPHPCGKTPLTAADLSKSYGSLEVFMAVDLAIDKGNKVVVIGLNGAGKTTLLRILAGVEKPDTGEVLHGHGLRIGYFAQEHDTIDGNRTVLQNMVSASPDLNDTEVRKILGSFLFTGDDVDKPARVLSGGEKTRLSLAMLVVSGANVLLLDEPTNNLDPASRAEVLEAIRTYAGAVVLVTHDDGAAEALDPDRVLILPDGVEDHWSAEYAELIALA is encoded by the coding sequence GTGTTGAGTGTCCGTGATCTGGAGGTACGCGCGGGAGCGCGGCTGTTGCTGTCGCCGGTGTCGTTCCAGGTGTCGCCGGGGGAGAAGGTCGGCCTGGTCGGGCGCAACGGCGCCGGCAAGACGACGATGACGCGCATCCTGGCAGGCGAAGGCCAGCCCGCAGCCGGCCACGTCACCCGGACCGGCAAGATCGGCTACCTGCCCCAGGACCCCAAAACCGGCGACCTCGAAGTTCTCGCCCGCGACCGCATCCTCTCGGCCCGCGGCCTCGACGGGATCCTGCGGCGGCTCGAGACCTATTCCGAGCAGATGGCCGACCCGGAGACCCACGACAAGGCCATGGCCTCCTACGCGCGGGCAGAGGCGGAGCTGATCGCCGCCGGCGGGTACGCCGCAGAGGCCGAGGCCGCGCGCATCGCCGCCAACCTCGGACTCCCGGATCGCGTCATGACGCAGCCCCTGCGTACCCTCTCCGGCGGCCAGCGCCGCCGCGTCGAACTCGCCCGCATCCTCTTCTCCGACGCCGATTCGCTGCTCCTCGACGAGCCGACCAACCACCTCGACGCCGACTCGATCATCTGGCTGCGGAGTTTCCTCCAGGGATATTCGGGCGCGGTCGTGATGATCTCCCACGACACCGACCTGCTCGAGGCCACGGTCAACAAGGTCTTTCACCTCGACGCCAACCGGGCCGAGCTGGATGTCTATTCGATGGGCTGGAAGAGATACCTCCAGCAGCGCGAGACCGACGAGAAGCGCCGCAAGCGCGAGCGCCTCAACGCCGAACGCAAGGCCGACCAGCTCCTCACCCAGGCCGCCAAGATGGGCGCGAAGGCCACCAAGGCCGCCGCCGCCCAGCAGATGGCCAAGCGCGCCGAGAAGCTGCTCGCCGGCGTCGAGGGCGAGCGCGCGCAGGATCGCGTGGCGCGCATCCGCTTCCCCGAACCGCATCCCTGCGGCAAGACCCCGCTCACCGCGGCCGACCTGTCCAAGTCCTATGGCTCGCTCGAGGTCTTCATGGCCGTCGACCTCGCCATCGACAAGGGCAACAAGGTCGTGGTCATCGGCCTCAACGGCGCGGGCAAGACGACCCTGCTGCGCATCCTGGCCGGGGTCGAAAAGCCCGACACCGGCGAAGTCCTCCACGGCCACGGCCTGCGCATCGGCTATTTCGCCCAGGAACACGACACGATCGACGGCAACCGCACGGTCCTCCAAAACATGGTCTCGGCTTCGCCCGACCTCAACGACACCGAGGTGCGCAAGATCCTCGGCTCGTTCCTGTTCACCGGCGACGATGTGGACAAACCCGCTCGCGTACTCTCCGGCGGAGAGAAAACCCGACTCTCCCTCGCGATGCTCGTCGTGTCCGGTGCCAACGTCCTGCTCCTCGACGAGCCGACCAACAACCTCGACCCCGCGTCACGTGCGGAGGTGCTGGAAGCGATCCGGACGTATGCCGGCGCGGTCGTCCTCGTCACCCACGATGACGGGGCCGCCGAGGCGCTCGACCCGGACCGCGTACTCATCCTTCCGGACGGTGTCGAAGACCACTGGAGCGCCGAATACGCCGAGCTCATCGCTCTCGCCTGA